The genomic segment CGGCAGCAGCAGCACGCCGATGATCGTCAGGACGGTGACGGGCTTGCGGGAGCGTGCCCGCTCGATGGGGAGGTTCATGCGTTCACCTCGAGGTCGTTTCGTGCCGACGTCTGCGCGACGTCGATGATGTCGGCGGCCGGCCATGCGGCCTCCGCCAGGATGATGCGTGCGGTGTCCGGATCGGATGCCGTGGCGAACACGGCGAGCGGGCGGGATGCTGCGGCGCGCTGCAGCATCGTCGTCGCCTGGTCCCGCTGGCCTCCGGTGAACCGATCGATGCCGTCGATGACGACGAGGCTCGAGCGTCCGCGTAGGGCCTCACGGAGGTCGACGAGGGCGGCATCGGTGTCGTCCACCGGTACGTAGCCCACGTGACCGCGGACCCAGGCGGCGCGACCGGGCAGGAGGTGCCCGACCACTCGCAGCCGTCCGCCGTCCGCGGTGAGCCGACCGGTGACCGCAAGGGCGATCATGCGTCGCACGCGGCTGTCGCCTCCGGTGGCGATGAGCGCACCGCCAGGAGCGACACGCAGCGACACGCCGCCCACGATCGGCGCATCCGCGCTGAGGACGAGGTCGTCCGCCGCGACGATCGAGTCGTCTCCCGGCCACGCGGCGAGGTGCCGTTCGCGCTCCACGGCCTCGCCCTCGATATCGACGGAGGGGAGGATCCGCTCCAGCCATGCGGGGATCCGCCAGGCGCGCTCGCCGAGGATCGCCATGAGCGCGGGGATCAGCGTCATGCGGACGAGGAAGGCGTCGATCGCGATACCGGCGGCGAGGCCGAGCGCGATGGGCTTGAGCGACGAGTCGCCCTCCGGGACGAACGCGACGAACACCGCGAACATGATCAGCCCGGCCGCGGTGACGACCTTCGCCGACCCGGTGAAGCCGCTGCGCACGGCGCGCAGTGCTGCCGCACGCCGTCGGCTGGGCTCCGGCGACTTCGCGTCGGCGTCGTGCACGAAGTCCTCGCGCATCCGGGAGACGAGGAAGACCTGATAGTCCATGGCGAGCCCGAACAGCACGCCCATGAGGATGATCGGCATGAAGCTGATGATCGGGCCGACCTTCGCGACGTGCAGGACGTCGGCGAGCCAGCCCCATTCGAAGACGGCGGCGACGACACCGAACGCGGCGACGATCGAGAGCAGGTACCCCAGGGCCGCGGTGATCGGCACCCAGAGGGAGCGGAACACGATCGTCAGCAGGATCAGTGACAGACCGATGACGAAGATGCCGAACGGGAGGAGCGCGCCGCCGAGCTGGTCGGAGATGTCGATCGCGACGGCCGTGAATCCGGTGACCTTGACGTCGATGCCGAACTCGTCGAGCCATTCGTCATGGTGCGAGCGCAGTTCCCTGACGAGGTCGCTGGTGGCGGGGTCGTCGGGCGCGGTCTCCGGGATCACCTGCACGATGCCGGTGTCGGCGGTCTCGTTGGGGACGGCGAGGGCGACCTCCTTCACGCCGTCGACGGCGGCCACGGCATCCCCGAGGTCCTCCATGAGGGTGAGCGGGTCGGTCGATGTGACGATGGTGCCGGTGAGCACGAGAGGTCCGTTGAAGCCGGGGCCGAACTCCTCGGCCGTGAGGTCGTAGCCCTGGCGGGCCTCGTCTTCGGGGGCGAGCACGCCGGCGTTCGGGAGCGCGAGGTCGAGGCTGAGCGCCGGCACGGCCACGATCCCGAGTCCGAGCAGGACGGCGACCGAGGTGATGACGGGGTGCTTGGTCACACCGCCCACCCAGCGCTCGCTGAACCCGCGGTGGGGGCGATCGCCCTTCTTGGGTGCCTTCTGCTTCTTCGGACGCCCGACGATGCGCCCCTTCACGAAACCGAGAACGGCGGGGGTGAGGGTGACGGCGATGGCCACGGCCACCGCCACGGCGACGGACGCGGCGATGCCCATGGTCGTCAGGAACGGGATGCCGGCGAAGCCGAGGCCGATCAGGGCGATGAGCACCGTGATGCCGGCGAAGACCACGGCCGATCCGGCCGTGCCGACGGCCCGTGCGGCCGATTCCTCCGGATCGACGCCGGCGCGCACCTGATCCTGGTGCCTTGCCATGATGAACAGCGCATAGTCGATGCCGACGGCGAGGCCGAGCATGAGCGCGAGCAACGGGGTCGTCGAGGACACCGATGCGAAGGCCGTCGCGGCGAAGATGCCGGCCATCGAGATGCCGACGCCGAGGACGGCCGTGAGGAGCGGGAGCCCGGCCACGACGAACGACCGGAAGGTGACGACGAGGACGAGCAGGGCGATGACGAGTCCCACGGCCTCGGTGATCGAGACGCCGGGGATGGAGATGGCGAACAGATCGCCCCCGAGCTTCAGGTCGGTGCCGTCGGGCAGCTCACCGCGCAGGACGTCGACCATTCCTCTCAGCTCGTCCTTGGTCTCATCCGAGATGTCGGTGGACTGGCCGTCGAACTGCAGCTGCACGATGGCTGCCGTGCCCTCGTCATTGACCATGCCCTCGACCATCTCGTCGTAGGGGGAGGTGGCGGCGAGCACGTCGTCGAGGTCGGCGAGGTCGTCCACGGCATCCTCGATCGGTCCGCGGTAGTCCTCGTCGGTGATCTTGTCGCCCTCGGCGGCCACGACGATGAACTGGGCGTTCGTCCCGCTCACCTGCGGGAACGAGCGCGAGAGCTGCTCGATGCCCTCCTGGGCCTCGGTGCCGGGAATGGTGAACGAGTTGTCCGTGCCCTTCTGCAGCACGAGAGCGCCGCCGCCGGCGACGGCGAGGATGAGCAGCCAGGCAGCGAGAACGCGCCACGGGTGACGGAACGACCAACGCCCGAGGGACGACAGGAGTGTGGACACAGGATCCTCCGAGGAAGCCGGATGGGAGAATGGATACAGAGATGTATCCGATACACCCATGTATCGTACGTCGAGATGTCGGTGCGAAACTGTGCACCGGATGTGAAGCTGGGAGGAGGAGGACGCGATGACGATTCCCGTGACGAGGCGGCGTGAGAACACGCGCGCCCGACTACTGGACGCGGCGGCCCAGGTGTTCGCCGAGGTCGGCCTGGACGGGGCCAGCGTCGAGGCGATCTGCGAGCGGGCCGGCTTCACGCGCGGAGCGTTCTACTCCAACTTCGAGTCGAAGGACGAACTGTTCCTCGAGCTCGCCTCCACGGTCGCGGAGGAGCGCCTCGCGTCGGTGCGCGGCCGTATCGGGGAGGTCGTCGCGGATGGGCAGATGGCCGCCGCCGACCCTGTCGCGCTCGTGCAGCGCGTGCTGGACTCCGGGCTCGACGACCGCCTCGACGTCCTGATGATGAGCGAGATCCGCATCCATGCCCTGCGGGACCAGGCGTTCGGGAAGGCGCTGCGCGCGCAGGACAGGGCGATGATCGCCAGCATCGAGGCGATCATCCAGGACATCGTCGATTCCGGCCTGTTCGCGCTGCGAGTCGACGTCCCCGTCGCCGCGCAGATGCTCATGGTGCAGTGGGAGGGGTGCATGGTCCGTGCCGCGCTCTCCGGCTACGACGGCGAGGAACTGCACCGCGCCGGCGCCGAGTCCCTCGGACAGCTCGTGGGGCTGATCATCGCCCCCGCCGGCTCCTGAGGTCGCTGCCCGGGGTCAGTGCTCGGATGCCGCGAGCAGCGCGTGGCAACGGGCGAGCCTGTCCAGCCACCACTGCGTGCGGTCGGCGGTCGCGGCGTGCCGCGCCAGGCGTGCGGGATCGGGCGTGACGCGCCCCACGGGAATCGCGCCGTCGACGGGGGAGAGTTCGGCGACATCCTCGACGAACAGCGCACCGGTGCCGAGGCCGCAGTCGTGGTCGAGCTCCGGGAGGGCTGCGGCGAGAGCCGCACCCTGGCTGAGTCCGACGGCGGTGTCGAGGGCACTGGACACGACGGCGGGTAGCCCTGCCTCGGCGACGATGTCCAGCGCGCGCCGGATGCCGCCGAGGGGCTGCGCCTTGATGATCACGAGGTCGGCGGCGCCGGCCCTCGCCACAGCGATGGGGTCCTCCGCCTTGCGGACGCTCTCGTCCGCCGCGATCGGAATGTCCATGTACTTCACGCGCCCGCGCAGCTCCGCCAGCTCATCGACGGTCGCACACGGCTGCTCCGCGTACTCGAGGTCGAACTCGGCCAGGGCATGAAGGGCGCGTTCGGCCTCGTCCACGTTCCACGCGGCGTTGGCATCGATGCGGATCCGTCCCTCCGGCCCCAGGGCCTCACGTGCCGCGCGAACGCGCGCGACGTCGTCCGCGAGGTGCTGGCCTGGCTCTGCGACCTTCACCTTGGCGGTGCGGCATCCGGGGAATCGGGCGAGGATCTCCGGCACCCTGGTCGCCGTGACGGACGGGATCGTCGCATTCACACGGATGCTGTCCCGCCGCGCCGCCGGCTGCGGGGTCCAGGCGTAGTCCACGGCGGCGCGCAGCCAGGCAGAGGCCTCGGCATCCCCGTACTCCACGAACGGCGAGAACTCGGCCCAGCCCTCCGGGCCCTCCAGGAGCAGCGCTTCGCGCATATCGACGCCGCGGAATCTCGTGGTCATCGGCAGCGCGACCACTCTGGCCGTCGACAGGAGGTCCTTCAGATCCGGCGTCATGCCCTCATTCTGCATCCGCGGGCCGCGAAACCCATGCGCGCCTCGTCGAACCGGGCAGGTCAGATCTTCTTCTGGAACTCGCCCATGTGCTCGGACGGCACGAAGCCGAGCCGACGATTGATGCGGAGCATGTGCTCGTTCACCCCGGCGTTGTACGTGTACACCGAGCGCACGCACGATGCCTGCTCCTGCAGCATCCGGAGGTTCGCGACCTTCACGGCCATGCCGAGGCGGTGTCCGCGCGCCTCCCGTCGCACGAGCGTCCCCCACTGGTACGCGTTCCCGTCGTCGCCCGACACGACCAACTGCGTGTAGGCGACCACGCGGCCCGACGCATCGACGGCGGCCGTCCCGAAGCTCCGACGGTTCTGCCGAGCGAGCAGGGCCTCGTCGGCTCGGACCGCGTCGACATCGACCGTGCCGGGTTCGAGGTCGAGATCGCCGACGGGCGCCTCGGTCTCCACGGCGGCGTCGAGTTCGGCCCATCCGTGGACGAGCGGCTGCGGGACGCTCCCGATCCAGGAGCGCAGCGCATATCCGGTCGAATGGGCCGCGGCATCGGCCGCGAGAGCGCCCAGCAGGTCGTCGTCGACGGGCAGTCGCAGGCGGCTCTGCACGTCACCGAGCGCCAGCGCGTAGCCGTGTCGCCGCGCGAACTCCCGGCCGGGGACTCCCGTTCCGTCGAGACCGGCGTCGTACGGCCAGGAGGCCGTCGAGGTGAGGATGTCGCGCCCGGCGGCGCCGGCCGCGGACTCGAGTGCGGCGAGCACCTCC from the Microbacterium ginsengiterrae genome contains:
- a CDS encoding GNAT family N-acetyltransferase; translation: MLELTLVDAYDDEAVDRWWDIYAAAERADRGADTAVWTRNESRHELRQRSRTVERRAYLALSDGVVVGSGRLALPLRDNLRTASLGVHVAPDMRRRGTGSEVLAALESAAGAAGRDILTSTASWPYDAGLDGTGVPGREFARRHGYALALGDVQSRLRLPVDDDLLGALAADAAAHSTGYALRSWIGSVPQPLVHGWAELDAAVETEAPVGDLDLEPGTVDVDAVRADEALLARQNRRSFGTAAVDASGRVVAYTQLVVSGDDGNAYQWGTLVRREARGHRLGMAVKVANLRMLQEQASCVRSVYTYNAGVNEHMLRINRRLGFVPSEHMGEFQKKI
- a CDS encoding o-succinylbenzoate synthase, whose amino-acid sequence is MTPDLKDLLSTARVVALPMTTRFRGVDMREALLLEGPEGWAEFSPFVEYGDAEASAWLRAAVDYAWTPQPAARRDSIRVNATIPSVTATRVPEILARFPGCRTAKVKVAEPGQHLADDVARVRAAREALGPEGRIRIDANAAWNVDEAERALHALAEFDLEYAEQPCATVDELAELRGRVKYMDIPIAADESVRKAEDPIAVARAGAADLVIIKAQPLGGIRRALDIVAEAGLPAVVSSALDTAVGLSQGAALAAALPELDHDCGLGTGALFVEDVAELSPVDGAIPVGRVTPDPARLARHAATADRTQWWLDRLARCHALLAASEH
- a CDS encoding efflux RND transporter permease subunit, with protein sequence MSTLLSSLGRWSFRHPWRVLAAWLLILAVAGGGALVLQKGTDNSFTIPGTEAQEGIEQLSRSFPQVSGTNAQFIVVAAEGDKITDEDYRGPIEDAVDDLADLDDVLAATSPYDEMVEGMVNDEGTAAIVQLQFDGQSTDISDETKDELRGMVDVLRGELPDGTDLKLGGDLFAISIPGVSITEAVGLVIALLVLVVTFRSFVVAGLPLLTAVLGVGISMAGIFAATAFASVSSTTPLLALMLGLAVGIDYALFIMARHQDQVRAGVDPEESAARAVGTAGSAVVFAGITVLIALIGLGFAGIPFLTTMGIAASVAVAVAVAIAVTLTPAVLGFVKGRIVGRPKKQKAPKKGDRPHRGFSERWVGGVTKHPVITSVAVLLGLGIVAVPALSLDLALPNAGVLAPEDEARQGYDLTAEEFGPGFNGPLVLTGTIVTSTDPLTLMEDLGDAVAAVDGVKEVALAVPNETADTGIVQVIPETAPDDPATSDLVRELRSHHDEWLDEFGIDVKVTGFTAVAIDISDQLGGALLPFGIFVIGLSLILLTIVFRSLWVPITAALGYLLSIVAAFGVVAAVFEWGWLADVLHVAKVGPIISFMPIILMGVLFGLAMDYQVFLVSRMREDFVHDADAKSPEPSRRRAAALRAVRSGFTGSAKVVTAAGLIMFAVFVAFVPEGDSSLKPIALGLAAGIAIDAFLVRMTLIPALMAILGERAWRIPAWLERILPSVDIEGEAVERERHLAAWPGDDSIVAADDLVLSADAPIVGGVSLRVAPGGALIATGGDSRVRRMIALAVTGRLTADGGRLRVVGHLLPGRAAWVRGHVGYVPVDDTDAALVDLREALRGRSSLVVIDGIDRFTGGQRDQATTMLQRAAASRPLAVFATASDPDTARIILAEAAWPAADIIDVAQTSARNDLEVNA
- a CDS encoding TetR/AcrR family transcriptional regulator; this translates as MTIPVTRRRENTRARLLDAAAQVFAEVGLDGASVEAICERAGFTRGAFYSNFESKDELFLELASTVAEERLASVRGRIGEVVADGQMAAADPVALVQRVLDSGLDDRLDVLMMSEIRIHALRDQAFGKALRAQDRAMIASIEAIIQDIVDSGLFALRVDVPVAAQMLMVQWEGCMVRAALSGYDGEELHRAGAESLGQLVGLIIAPAGS